From the Rhodanobacter soli genome, one window contains:
- a CDS encoding DUF3667 domain-containing protein, producing MKQLTSYEGLHCANCGAGMQGEFCHECGQSIHSVLKPMHHMLEETVETVLHIDGRIVHTLPPLLLKPGFLTLEYFAGRRVRYIAPFRLMFVLCLLSFFVVHLAIDQISVKVAAHQGPTVTVTGEAFSDADTPKEVRKVLKSQLKTLPHIAAYGVLPQQQLQLAAENMQQQANKRLIELGAAPIPAASVAANLAVAVRASGAQDHEPQPIHISWLPEAANARLTRLGQQIQHNWRTFKDGDPSTRAEAKQRMINGAFGALPATMFVLIPVFAGLLKLFYVFRRRLYMEHLTVALHSHAFMFLGVMLITVTGMLSTWLRPHAAWTGYALGWIQAVLMLWIPTYLLIMQKRIYHQGWPMTLLKFWFIGWCYFWLLMLALTVAAALGLAH from the coding sequence ATGAAGCAGCTGACCAGCTACGAAGGATTGCACTGCGCCAACTGCGGCGCCGGGATGCAGGGCGAGTTCTGCCACGAATGCGGGCAATCGATCCACAGCGTGCTGAAGCCGATGCACCACATGCTCGAGGAAACCGTCGAGACGGTGCTGCACATCGACGGCCGCATCGTGCATACGCTGCCGCCGCTGCTGCTCAAGCCCGGCTTCCTCACCCTGGAATACTTCGCCGGCCGGCGGGTGCGCTACATCGCGCCGTTCCGGCTGATGTTCGTGCTGTGCCTGCTGTCGTTCTTCGTGGTTCATCTGGCGATCGACCAGATCTCCGTCAAGGTGGCGGCGCACCAGGGCCCCACGGTGACCGTGACCGGCGAGGCTTTCAGCGATGCCGACACCCCGAAGGAAGTGCGCAAGGTACTGAAGAGTCAGCTCAAGACCCTGCCGCACATCGCCGCGTATGGCGTGCTGCCGCAACAGCAGCTCCAATTGGCTGCCGAGAACATGCAGCAGCAGGCCAACAAGCGCCTGATCGAACTTGGCGCCGCCCCGATACCGGCCGCCTCCGTCGCCGCGAATCTCGCGGTCGCCGTCCGGGCCAGCGGAGCCCAGGACCACGAGCCCCAGCCGATCCACATCAGCTGGCTGCCGGAGGCGGCCAACGCCAGGCTGACCCGGCTGGGCCAGCAGATCCAGCACAACTGGCGAACGTTCAAGGACGGCGACCCGTCCACCCGCGCCGAAGCAAAGCAGCGGATGATCAATGGCGCGTTCGGCGCACTGCCGGCCACCATGTTCGTGCTGATTCCGGTATTCGCCGGCCTGCTCAAGCTGTTCTACGTATTCCGCCGGCGGCTGTACATGGAACACCTGACCGTGGCCCTGCACAGCCACGCCTTCATGTTCCTCGGCGTGATGCTGATCACCGTGACCGGCATGCTGTCGACCTGGCTACGGCCTCATGCCGCCTGGACCGGCTACGCACTGGGCTGGATACAAGCCGTGCTCATGCTGTGGATCCCGACTTATCTGCTGATCATGCAGAAGCGGATCTACCACCAGGGCTGGCCGATGACCCTGTTGAAATTCTGGTTCATTGGCTGGTGTTACTTCTGGCTGCTGATGCTCGCGCTGACGGTCGCAGCGGCCTTGGGCCTGGCCCACTGA
- a CDS encoding primosomal protein N', with amino-acid sequence MPAVLRVALPVPLPTLFDYLPPAAGEACVGSRVLVPFGRHKLVGVVVAIDAEAAVGSSRLKQVLRLLDDDALLDPELMQTLAWAAGYWLGAPGEAYANALPLALREAKPLPPIGDEYWSLTGAGRSAHDAGSRRGGSKALLDLLAAGALSAQELSERQPGWRDAARRLAAAGLLEPSERPPPDRPLPPSLAPQLSDEQQQAVAAVSASLGQYQPFLLDGVTGSGKTEVYLALIEQVLAQGKQALLLVPEIGLAPQTVRRLRERLGVIVEVLHSNLSEGDRARAWLRARASSARVILGTRSAVFTPLPQAGLIIVDEEHDSAYKQQEGFRYHARDLALVRARALGVPVLLGSGTPSLESLANAEAGRYRTLHLRARPGAVRPPQVQIIDMRAQRLEHGMSPALLGAVADTVARGEQALVFRNRRGYAPVLLCHACGWHAGCPRCDRPLTLHAGRRQLICHHCDYRQRLPAACPTCGAGDLKPQGQGTERLEEALLAQFPQVPVLRVDRETTRRRDAFEQLLATLSDDQPAILVGTQMLAKGHDLPNLTLVAIVGVDEGLHSVDFRAGERLAQLVVQVAGRAGRARKPGRVVLQTHQPEHPLLRSLLAQGYAAAARELLAERRLIQLPPYSHQVLLRAEAPQREQVDAFLAAAHAALPTNAQLQIAGPMPAPMPLRAGRHRGQLLLEAASRRTLHGMLRSWQLALIALPAARKVRWSLDVDPIDLY; translated from the coding sequence ATGCCCGCCGTCCTTCGCGTCGCCCTGCCGGTACCCCTGCCAACCCTGTTCGACTACCTGCCGCCCGCGGCGGGCGAGGCCTGCGTGGGCAGCCGGGTGCTGGTGCCGTTCGGCCGCCACAAGCTGGTCGGCGTGGTGGTGGCGATCGACGCCGAGGCGGCGGTCGGCAGCAGCCGGCTGAAGCAGGTGCTGCGCCTGCTCGACGACGACGCACTGCTCGACCCCGAACTGATGCAGACGCTGGCCTGGGCCGCCGGCTACTGGCTCGGTGCGCCGGGCGAGGCTTACGCCAATGCCTTGCCGCTGGCCCTGCGCGAGGCGAAGCCGCTGCCGCCGATCGGCGACGAATACTGGTCGCTCACCGGCGCCGGCCGCAGCGCGCACGATGCCGGCAGCCGCCGCGGCGGCAGCAAGGCCTTGCTGGACTTGTTGGCGGCCGGCGCGTTGAGTGCGCAGGAGTTGAGCGAGCGCCAGCCCGGCTGGCGCGATGCGGCGCGCCGGCTGGCCGCAGCCGGCCTGCTCGAGCCCAGCGAACGACCGCCGCCCGATCGTCCGCTGCCACCCTCGCTGGCGCCGCAACTCAGCGACGAACAGCAACAGGCGGTCGCCGCCGTGAGCGCCAGCCTCGGCCAGTACCAGCCGTTCCTGCTGGATGGCGTCACCGGCAGCGGCAAGACCGAGGTCTACCTGGCGCTGATCGAACAGGTGCTGGCGCAGGGCAAGCAGGCGCTGCTGCTGGTGCCGGAGATCGGCTTGGCCCCGCAGACCGTGCGGCGCCTGCGCGAGCGGCTCGGGGTGATCGTCGAGGTGTTGCACTCGAACCTGTCCGAAGGTGATCGCGCGCGCGCCTGGCTGCGTGCCCGCGCCAGCAGCGCGCGGGTGATCCTGGGCACCCGCTCGGCGGTGTTCACGCCGCTGCCGCAGGCCGGGCTGATCATCGTCGACGAGGAACACGACAGCGCCTACAAGCAGCAGGAAGGCTTCCGCTACCACGCCCGCGACCTGGCCCTGGTGCGTGCCCGCGCGCTCGGCGTGCCGGTGCTGCTGGGCTCGGGCACGCCGTCGCTGGAATCGCTGGCGAATGCCGAGGCCGGCCGCTACCGCACCCTGCACCTGCGCGCGCGCCCCGGTGCGGTGCGGCCGCCGCAGGTGCAGATCATCGACATGCGCGCGCAGCGGCTGGAGCACGGCATGTCGCCGGCGCTGCTCGGCGCCGTGGCCGATACGGTGGCGCGCGGCGAACAGGCGCTGGTATTCCGCAACCGCCGCGGCTACGCGCCGGTGCTGCTGTGCCACGCCTGCGGCTGGCACGCCGGCTGCCCGCGCTGCGACCGCCCGCTGACCCTGCACGCGGGCCGGCGCCAGCTGATCTGCCACCATTGCGACTATCGCCAGCGCCTGCCCGCCGCCTGCCCGACTTGCGGCGCCGGCGACCTGAAACCGCAGGGCCAAGGCACCGAGCGGCTGGAGGAAGCGCTGCTCGCGCAGTTCCCGCAGGTGCCCGTGCTGCGCGTGGACCGCGAGACCACCCGCCGCCGCGACGCGTTCGAGCAACTGCTGGCCACGCTCAGCGACGACCAGCCAGCGATCCTGGTCGGCACCCAGATGCTGGCCAAGGGCCACGACCTGCCCAACCTCACCCTGGTCGCGATCGTGGGCGTGGACGAGGGCCTGCACAGCGTGGATTTCCGCGCCGGCGAGCGGCTGGCGCAGCTGGTGGTGCAGGTGGCCGGCCGCGCCGGCCGCGCGCGCAAGCCCGGCCGCGTGGTGCTGCAGACGCACCAGCCGGAACACCCGCTGCTGCGCAGCCTGTTGGCACAGGGTTATGCCGCCGCGGCGCGCGAGCTGCTGGCCGAGCGCCGGCTGATCCAGCTGCCGCCGTACAGCCACCAGGTGCTGCTGCGTGCCGAGGCGCCGCAGCGCGAGCAGGTCGATGCGTTCCTCGCCGCGGCGCATGCCGCGCTGCCGACCAACGCGCAGTTGCAGATCGCCGGGCCGATGCCCGCGCCGATGCCGTTGCGCGCGGGCCGGCATCGCGGCCAGCTGCTGCTAGAGGCGGCCAGCCGCCGCACGCTGCACGGCATGCTGCGCTCATGGCAGCTGGCGCTGATCGCGCTGCCGGCGGCGCGGAAGGTGCGCTGGTCGCTGGATGTCGACCCGATCGACCTGTATTGA
- the tatC gene encoding twin-arginine translocase subunit TatC, translating into MATPDPGIDLQQGLFSHLLELRTRLLRACATVLVVLLALVPFANRLYTELAAPLVARLPEGAHLIATEVASPFVTPLKLAFYAALFISMPMILYQLWAFVSPGLYKHEKRLARPLLAAALVLFYIGCAFAYFLVLPAAFRFLTAITPQGVEMMTDITHYLDFVMLMFFAFGLCFEVPVAVVVLAAMGIVDVDKLRSSRRYAIVGAFAIAAFITPPDITSMIMLAVPMCLLYELGVLAVRWLVKPGSLKPDAS; encoded by the coding sequence ATGGCCACGCCTGACCCCGGGATCGACCTGCAGCAGGGGCTGTTCTCGCACCTGCTGGAGCTGCGCACGCGCCTGCTCAGGGCCTGCGCCACCGTGCTGGTGGTGCTGCTGGCGCTGGTGCCGTTCGCCAACCGCCTGTACACGGAACTGGCCGCGCCGCTGGTGGCGCGGCTGCCCGAGGGCGCGCACCTGATCGCCACCGAGGTCGCCAGCCCGTTCGTCACGCCGCTGAAGCTGGCGTTCTACGCGGCACTGTTCATCAGCATGCCGATGATCCTGTACCAGCTGTGGGCCTTCGTCAGCCCGGGCCTGTACAAGCACGAGAAGCGCCTCGCCCGTCCGCTGCTCGCCGCGGCGCTGGTGCTGTTCTACATCGGCTGCGCGTTCGCCTATTTCCTGGTGCTGCCGGCGGCGTTCCGCTTCCTCACCGCGATCACGCCGCAGGGGGTGGAGATGATGACCGACATCACCCACTACCTCGATTTCGTGATGCTGATGTTCTTCGCGTTCGGGCTGTGCTTCGAGGTGCCGGTGGCGGTGGTGGTGCTTGCCGCGATGGGCATCGTCGACGTCGACAAGCTGCGTAGCAGCCGGCGCTACGCCATCGTCGGCGCGTTCGCGATCGCCGCCTTCATCACCCCGCCCGACATCACCTCGATGATCATGCTGGCGGTGCCGATGTGCCTGCTCTACGAGCTGGGCGTGCTGGCGGTGCGCTGGCTGGTGAAGCCGGGCTCGCTGAAACCGGACGCGAGCTGA
- the tatB gene encoding Sec-independent protein translocase protein TatB encodes MIEISFGKLVLLALIALIVLGPEKLPGVARTAGALLRRMRSGWDDVRAEVERELQIEEIKRNAREVAARAEAAQTELDATLQQVRDLQNAAPARDETVADEVAAVTGPATEATAADEPDNATGDLFAGMSGPASTAPKEPPHGHA; translated from the coding sequence ATGATCGAGATCAGCTTCGGCAAGCTGGTGCTGCTCGCGCTCATCGCGCTGATCGTGCTCGGCCCGGAGAAACTGCCGGGCGTGGCGCGTACCGCCGGCGCCCTGCTGCGGCGCATGCGCAGCGGCTGGGACGACGTGCGCGCCGAGGTGGAACGCGAATTGCAGATCGAGGAAATCAAGCGCAACGCCCGCGAAGTCGCGGCGCGGGCGGAGGCGGCGCAGACGGAACTGGACGCCACGCTGCAGCAGGTGCGCGACCTGCAGAACGCCGCGCCTGCGCGCGATGAAACGGTGGCGGACGAGGTGGCGGCGGTCACCGGTCCCGCCACCGAAGCCACGGCCGCGGACGAGCCGGACAACGCCACCGGCGACCTGTTCGCCGGCATGAGCGGCCCGGCCTCGACGGCACCGAAGGAGCCGCCGCATGGCCACGCCTGA
- a CDS encoding twin-arginine translocase TatA/TatE family subunit, with translation MSIWHLVILLVVVVVIFGTGKLRNIGSDLGNAMRDFKKGLSGDEDEVKRKEEADRLRADPPASPADKATQSQRDSSDPK, from the coding sequence ATGAGCATCTGGCATCTGGTAATCCTGCTGGTCGTGGTGGTGGTGATCTTCGGCACCGGCAAGCTGCGCAACATCGGCTCCGACCTCGGCAATGCCATGCGCGACTTCAAGAAAGGCCTCAGCGGCGACGAGGACGAGGTCAAGCGCAAGGAAGAAGCCGACCGGCTGCGTGCCGATCCGCCGGCCAGCCCCGCTGACAAGGCGACGCAGAGTCAGCGCGACTCCAGCGACCCGAAGTAA
- a CDS encoding lipid-binding SYLF domain-containing protein codes for MLKTSVQRLLLTGLALLLPAMAAHAEDPPLVRATNAVRVLNDIMQAPDKAIPKDLLQNARAIAVIPDMIKAGFIFGGRRGEGLISVKGADGTWSNPSFITMTGGSVGFQAGVSSTDVILVFRTQRGVDSIVNGKFTLGADASAAAGPVGRTATAATDAQLKAEIYSYSRTRGLFAGVALDGSALRIDYDANAAVYGAGITPRRIFEGGVSNVPAPVVDFRDRLEEYTSR; via the coding sequence ATGTTGAAGACATCCGTGCAACGTCTGCTGCTGACCGGCCTGGCCCTGCTGCTGCCGGCGATGGCCGCACACGCCGAGGATCCGCCGCTGGTACGCGCCACCAACGCCGTGCGCGTGCTCAACGACATCATGCAGGCGCCGGACAAGGCGATCCCGAAGGATCTGCTGCAGAACGCCAGGGCGATCGCGGTGATCCCGGACATGATCAAGGCCGGCTTCATCTTCGGCGGCCGCCGCGGCGAAGGCCTGATCTCGGTGAAAGGCGCCGACGGCACCTGGTCCAATCCGAGCTTCATCACCATGACCGGCGGCAGCGTGGGCTTCCAGGCCGGCGTGTCGTCGACCGACGTGATCCTGGTGTTCCGCACCCAGCGCGGCGTGGATTCGATCGTCAACGGCAAGTTCACCCTCGGCGCCGACGCGTCCGCCGCGGCCGGCCCGGTCGGGCGTACCGCCACCGCCGCCACCGACGCGCAATTGAAGGCCGAGATCTATTCCTACTCGCGCACCCGTGGCCTGTTCGCCGGCGTGGCGCTGGACGGTTCGGCGCTGCGTATCGACTATGATGCGAACGCGGCAGTGTATGGCGCGGGCATCACGCCGCGGCGCATCTTCGAGGGCGGCGTCAGCAACGTGCCGGCGCCCGTGGTCGACTTTCGCGACCGGCTCGAAGAGTACACTTCACGCTGA
- the hemH gene encoding ferrochelatase: protein MPRSSNYTGVAGHSDAPSVQPVQAAVLLVNLGTPTAPTAGAVRPYLAEFLGDPRVIDYPRWLWWPILHGVILRVRPRRSAHAYARIWNERGSPLRYGSEALAAGLQDALDRQQPGTLRVALAMRYGEPSVAHAIGQLQREGVRRLLVLPLYPQYSATSTGSVIDAVADAFKHLRWPPELRIVNDYHDDPGHIDALATSIERWWAANGRGEKLLLSFHGIPERYVRLGDPYAEQCQRTAQLLRERLQLGDDELIVSFQSRVGRERWLQPYTDATVRRLAADGVRKLDVACPGFAVDCLETLEEIAMQNRDFFTAAGGEALRYIPALNDSVEQVDSLAALVRRHLQGWPESVG, encoded by the coding sequence ATGCCACGCAGCAGCAACTATACCGGCGTTGCCGGCCATTCCGATGCGCCGTCCGTTCAGCCCGTTCAGGCAGCCGTGCTGCTGGTCAACCTGGGTACGCCAACCGCTCCCACCGCCGGCGCCGTGCGGCCGTATCTGGCTGAATTCCTGGGCGATCCACGGGTGATCGACTACCCGCGCTGGCTGTGGTGGCCGATCCTGCACGGGGTAATCCTGCGCGTGCGGCCGCGGCGCTCGGCGCATGCCTACGCGCGGATCTGGAACGAACGCGGCTCGCCGCTGCGCTACGGCAGCGAGGCCCTGGCGGCCGGCCTGCAGGACGCACTGGACCGGCAGCAACCCGGCACGCTGCGGGTGGCGCTGGCGATGCGCTACGGCGAACCGTCGGTGGCGCATGCGATCGGGCAGCTGCAGCGCGAAGGCGTGCGCCGGCTGCTGGTGCTGCCGCTGTATCCGCAGTATTCGGCGACCTCCACCGGCTCGGTGATCGACGCGGTCGCCGACGCATTCAAGCACCTGCGCTGGCCGCCGGAGCTGCGCATCGTCAACGACTACCACGACGACCCCGGCCACATCGACGCGCTGGCCACCAGCATCGAGCGCTGGTGGGCGGCGAACGGCCGCGGCGAGAAACTGCTGCTGTCGTTCCACGGCATTCCCGAACGTTACGTGCGGCTGGGCGATCCCTACGCGGAACAATGCCAACGCACCGCGCAACTGCTGCGTGAGCGGCTGCAGCTGGGCGACGACGAATTGATCGTCAGCTTCCAGTCGCGGGTGGGTCGCGAGCGCTGGCTGCAGCCGTACACCGACGCCACCGTGCGCCGACTCGCCGCCGACGGCGTACGCAAGCTCGACGTGGCCTGCCCCGGTTTCGCGGTGGACTGTCTGGAGACGCTGGAGGAGATCGCGATGCAGAACCGCGACTTCTTCACCGCGGCCGGTGGCGAGGCGCTGCGCTACATCCCCGCGTTGAACGACAGCGTCGAACAGGTGGACAGCCTCGCTGCGCTGGTGCGCAGGCATCTGCAGGGCTGGCCGGAATCCGTCGGGTGA
- a CDS encoding alpha/beta fold hydrolase: MSAAAEQRIALPHLALHAQVWGHATLPSLVALHGWLDNAGSFARLAPLLAARYRVIALDLPGHGHSGHLAAGASYHYVDYVQAVLAAADALQLDRYTLLGHSLGAGIAALVAAASPERIERLLLIEGLGPLGDDGSHTLQRFRDALAPRGDNGKPLRIFRDVAQAVAARSMASGLPAELARPIVERGLVETDGGWRWRSDPRLTRPSAVRLAETQVHALLRGIAAPTALLLAQPTTSYLPGALMQARAACVANITVSHLDGGHHLQLEHPADVAAWIDAAT, encoded by the coding sequence GTGAGCGCAGCGGCCGAGCAGCGCATCGCCCTGCCGCATCTCGCACTGCACGCGCAGGTGTGGGGCCACGCGACGTTGCCGTCGCTGGTGGCCCTGCACGGCTGGCTCGACAACGCCGGCAGCTTCGCCCGTCTGGCGCCGCTACTGGCCGCACGCTACCGGGTGATCGCGCTGGACCTGCCCGGTCACGGCCATTCCGGCCATCTCGCCGCCGGCGCCAGCTACCACTACGTCGACTACGTGCAGGCCGTGCTGGCCGCCGCCGACGCATTGCAGCTGGATCGCTACACCTTGCTCGGCCACTCGCTGGGTGCGGGCATCGCCGCGCTGGTCGCCGCCGCCTCGCCCGAGCGGATCGAGCGCCTGCTGCTGATCGAGGGCCTCGGCCCGCTCGGCGACGACGGCTCGCACACGCTGCAGCGCTTCCGCGATGCGCTGGCGCCGCGTGGCGACAACGGCAAGCCGCTGCGCATATTCCGCGACGTCGCCCAGGCGGTCGCCGCACGCAGCATGGCCAGCGGGCTGCCCGCCGAGCTGGCGCGGCCGATCGTCGAGCGTGGTCTGGTCGAAACCGATGGCGGCTGGCGCTGGCGCAGCGATCCGCGGCTGACCCGCCCCAGCGCCGTGCGCCTGGCCGAAACGCAGGTGCACGCGTTGCTGCGCGGCATCGCCGCGCCCACCGCCCTGCTGCTGGCGCAACCGACCACCTCATACCTGCCCGGCGCACTCATGCAGGCCCGCGCCGCATGCGTGGCGAACATCACCGTCAGCCATCTCGACGGCGGCCACCACCTGCAGCTGGAACATCCGGCCGACGTCGCCGCGTGGATCGACGCGGCGACGTGA